AGAGTCTTTATGCGCAGCAGAATCTGATAATCTGATGATGAAGCAGAAATTTGAACATGATCTACGAGGTACAGTGGATAAACTAGATGTTTTGAGTGCGCTGGTTCACAAGCTCCAGTTACAAGTTGAGGCCATTGTAAACAGACCCGAGATTAGCTCTGAAGCTGAAGACAATTATGCACAACAGCACAGAGAGCTTTTGTCTGATCTTGATAATTTAGAAATGGAGCTCCAGCAACTTACTTCTAAAAATGAGGGCCTTGCTGAGGAATTTATGGCATTAGAGAAAGTAACTGAAGAATTAGCAAGGTGTAACGTGGCCATAGCAGCATTAACAGAGGAAAAAGAAGCTTTGATGGTGTTCTTACAGGATAAAACTGAAGAATCTTCCAGGCTTACTCTCAAGCTTAATAATTTGCAAGGGAGTTTACTTTCTTTGCATGATGAGGTCCACACAGAGAGAAATCTCAGAGATAAGTTAGAGAGTAAAATTACAGATCTCACTTCCCAATTGAACGAGAAGCATTGCCAGTTGCTAGGTTTTGATCAGCAGAAGGCTGAGCTGGTCCATCTCAAACAATCGGTATCCGATCTAGAACTGGAGAAATCAAGAGTTTCCTGTCTCCTGTTGGACTCTGAGGAATGTATAAAAGATTTAGAAGCTCAATTGTTTGAAATGCATGAATTTTCGATAGCTACTGATGTTGGACTGTTTTTCACAAAGGCTCAATATGAGACCAGGATTGAAGAACTAGGAAGGTGTAACCTCACTATAGCAGCGCTTTCAGAGATAAAAGAAGTTTTGATGGCATCTTTACAGGATAAAACTGAAGAATCTTCCAAGCTTTCTCTTCAGCTTAAAAGTTTGCAAGGGAGTTTGGTTTCTTTGCATGATGAGGTTCAAAAGGAGAGAAATCTCAGGGATAAGTTAGAGCCTACAATTACAGATCTCACTTCCCAATTGAATGAAAAGCATTGCCAGTTGCTAGGTTTTGATCAGCAGAAGGCTGAGCTTGTCCATCTAAAACAATTGGTATCGGATCTAGAACTTGAGAAATCAAGAGTTTCCTGTCTCTTGTTGGATTCTGAGGAATGTTTAAAACACGTCCGTGAAGAGTGTTCCTCCATTTCTGCTTTGGAGGCTCAATTGTCTGAAATGCATGAATTTTCAATAGCTGCTGATGTTGGACTCactttcaccaaagttcaataTGAGACAAGGATTGAAGAACTAGAAAGGTATAACCGGACTGTAGCAGAATTATCAGAGGAGAAAGAAGCTTTAATGGAGTCCTTGCAGAATAAAAGTGAAGAATCTTTCAAGCTTTGTCTGGAGCTTAATAGTATGCAAGGAAGTTTGCTTTCTTTGCAAGATGAGTTGCAAACTGAGAGAAATCTCAGAGATAAGTCAGAGAGTAGAATTACAGATCTGACTTCCCAATTGAATGAGAAGAACAGTCAGTTGCTAGATTTCAATCAACAGATGACTGAGCTGGTCCATCTCAAACTATTGGTATCGGAGCTAGAGCTAGAAAAATCAAGAGTTCTCCGTCTCCTGTTGGATTCTGAGAAGTGTCTTAAAGATGCTCGTGAAGAGTGTTCTTCAGTCTCTGCTTTGGATTCTGAGAAGTGTCTTAAAGATGCTCGTGAAGAGTGTTCTTCAGTCTCTGCTTTGGAAGCTCAGTTATCTGAAATGCATGAATTTTCAATAGCTGCTGATGTTGGACTCACTTTCACAAAAACTCAATATGAGGTCGTGATCGAAGAGCTGTGTCAGAAACTGCACTTTTCAGATAGCCAAATTTCTGATATTCGCAACAATTTCCTTAAGGTAGATAATATGCTTAACAAATGTCTTGCTAGCGAAGGGCATTACCTTGAAGAGAACACTCACTTGATGACAAGTCTCAATTCCCTTAAATCTGAGTTGGAAGCCTCCAGTGCTCAAAACAGGATACTTCTTGATGCAAACAGTGCAATGAGGACTGAACTTGAGGAATATAATAAAAGAGCTGATAATACGGAGGATATTGTCCGCATGGATAAAAATCAGTCTGCTCTTGAGGTTGAAAGGCTGGAACATCTTCTAATGACATCTGAAGAAGAGATTGATAACCTGATATTCTCCAAGGAAGAACTAGAAGTCAAAGCTTTATTACTCAAAGCCAAGTTGGATGAACAGTCCGCTCAGATAACCTTGCTGGAAGGATGTAAGGATGAAATGGAAATGCTGCACGATAGATGTAGAGAGCTTACACAGAAGGTTGCTGAACAGGTCTTAAAGACGGAAGAGTTTAAAAACTTGTCCATCCATTTTAAGGATCTTAAAGACAAGGCTTATGCCGAGGGACTCCATGCACAGGATAAAAAAGAACCAGGAGGGCCACCAGCTGCCATGCCAGAGTCCTTAAGAATTGTATTCATCAAAGAACAATATGAAACCAAGCTGCAAGAACTGAAACAACAGCTTGCTATGTCCAATAAGCATAGTGAGGAGATGCTCCGGAAATTACAAGATGCAGTCAATGAAGTTGAGAACAAGAAGAAATCAGAAGCTACTAATGTGAAGAGAAATGAAGAgctaggaatgaggatattggAATTGGAGTCTGACCTACATTCAGTGCTTTCTGAAAAGCGTGAAATAATGAAAGCATATGACCTGATGAAAGCTGAAAAGGAATGCTCATTAATAAGCCTCGAGTGCTGCAAGGCAGAAAAACAAGAGCTTGAAGCGTCTTTGCAGAAGTGCAATGGGGAAAAAGCTAAAATTGCTTTAGAACTCACCTCAGCAAAGGACTTGCTTGAGAGCACGTCATCATCTATAAATTATCAGAGGGACGCAGACACATCTGGCCTGCAAAGCAGCAGAATAGCAGAGGAAACTTTAGCTAAGTTTTCTGAGCTAGATGTAGCCAATGGTGAAGCATCTCAGCGTGAATGCATgaattccattgatgaagtagACCAGTCAAATGTACTCAATAATATAAACTCCAAGCAGGTAATTAACTGCTTTTATGAGGATTATCTATATTAGAGTAATTTGCTACTTTGAAACCTCTAATTCTTTGTGCAAATGTGTAGCACCCAGATGCTTATGTTAGCTTATATACATTATGCATGTTAGTATTTTCCATTAAGTTCTGGGAAGGTGAACAAAGATTGCCTTTTCATTCTGCCCTCTCTAAAGACGTGCTTTCAGTTTGCTATGCTTTTCTACCTTTTCCATCATAGTGAGTTTGGATGGTTCTTCTCAAGTTATAGTTCTTACTATACCAGTTGACAGTGCCTCAGTGAGTTGCTGCTCCATATATTACCTAACTAATAGCACTCCTATTTCATTTAGTGCTAGCCCTTCTTTACTCAGTTCACGTTCCCTGCTTTCACCTTAAACGCATTTCCTAGATAGTATCACCACTGGAGTGAAAGTCAAAGCACTCCGTGTTGACTTTGGTACTACCAGTTTTTATCAGTCCTCGAAGGTTTAAACACCTTGTTCACAATTAAAGTTGTCAACGTTTCCATGAAATAATGGTGAAATCTAATTATGAAAGAAGTCCTACATTAGGTCAACTCAGAATACTATAAGTATGATCTTTACAATATGGCTGCCTAGTTGGCTATGAATGTGTTATTCATAGCTTGTACTTGTGTTGCTGATTATGTATGCTTATTCTAGTAGCCTCTTCGAACTTTACATATTGTTCTCCTAGAGGCGATAATAATTTGTGCTTGACTGGTAATTGATTTGCTTAGgcttcaaaattttgaagtCCGCCTATCTCTAGCAGAGGAATAGGATAGTCATTTCTCCCAAAGAAAAGGTttactttgttttattttacatGTTTATGTACTGAAATTTGGGTCGCTGACAATATATGTGCATCATTGGACAGGATGATCTTGTATCCAGAGGTGTAAATGGGATCTCTAGTATTGTACTTTCAAAGCAAAAGGATACTCTTAATACCGACATGAAGCATTTGGTTCTTGCCAACGAGAATTTTAAGGCCCAAAGCTTAAAGTCTAGCATGGAAAACTTAGATAAGGAGGTATGTATTTCATACAAACACAAGTGAGCAAATACTTTTGTATTGCTACAGTTTCATCT
Above is a window of Malus sylvestris chromosome 15, drMalSylv7.2, whole genome shotgun sequence DNA encoding:
- the LOC126605361 gene encoding uncharacterized protein LOC126605361 isoform X3; protein product: MSRVTRWKLEKTKVKVVFRLQFHATNVPQTGWDKLFISFIPADSGKATAKTTKANVRNGTCKWGDPIYETTRLLQDTKTKQYDEKLYKLVVTMGSSRSSILGETNINLADYADASKPSSVALLLLGCDSGTVLHVTVQLLTSKTGFREFEQQRELRESGLRTTSDQNRNDVSTTRKIASSEDTVNDQMDKMNSKVKFKELSPLEEGAGPNEEYADSTGGFECSSNTSESLYAEKHDTSSTHEIDSIKSTASGDLGGLSLSQSPGQEKRHPTDQRFLAQGTSEWAHSWGSDFSADADLPNTYEENSRLRGSLEAAELSILELKQEVSSLQVHADEIGNDAKKISLQLDAEIASGEQLAKEVSVLRSECSKLKDLEEQKSFNLTIPFSRRESIETSQVHIFHELHHRWFKGLSSMEDKLKELQRKAILGVNERNLQSCHSDFEALLGVLQVLKQETGQASSGMNMTSVNQADDMTLHKGEQLVLGTRVDADFYKLKGAVHCISIPGLVSQDFDTVDAANAMKGKFVELLRELDELRADRESLAKKADQMECYYEALIHELEENQRQMMGELQSLRNEHSTCMYTISSANSEMERIQQDMNNERIIFSKEKCDLDSLNKEFERRATTAEAALKRARMNYSIAVNQLQKDLELLSFQVQSMHETNENLIKQAFEDSLIPRFQECEETVQNRKSDSEDFPSANYLQCQNKCYKTKNQKLDGDALSNDLRRSLLVQKGLYQKIEEELYEVHLVNVYLDVFSKTLQVTLVEASADFGLTKERVHELSHQLELSTESNELLMLRLQTALDEIRCLNEYKETCNSIRNDLALKNQILEADLQNTTSENGLLTQKIVEWKGMIKEYETYESKYKACTTEKLQLENLLQKETLENGTLQNRLSSLQEELKSVRIDFDELPCTKEDLQNIVNFLQGKLWNLLASYDLKYKSLAPCGGSVCQDLESKDLTGVLLQIEELQNKVYEKTVQMIEEKKDLVQERDIAQESLCAAESDNLMMKQKFEHDLRGTVDKLDVLSALVHKLQLQVEAIVNRPEISSEAEDNYAQQHRELLSDLDNLEMELQQLTSKNEGLAEEFMALEKVTEELARCNVAIAALTEEKEALMVFLQDKTEESSRLTLKLNNLQGSLLSLHDEVHTERNLRDKLESKITDLTSQLNEKHCQLLGFDQQKAELVHLKQSVSDLELEKSRVSCLLLDSEECIKDLEAQLFEMHEFSIATDVGLFFTKAQYETRIEELGRCNLTIAALSEIKEVLMASLQDKTEESSKLSLQLKSLQGSLVSLHDEVQKERNLRDKLEPTITDLTSQLNEKHCQLLGFDQQKAELVHLKQLVSDLELEKSRVSCLLLDSEECLKHVREECSSISALEAQLSEMHEFSIAADVGLTFTKVQYETRIEELERYNRTVAELSEEKEALMESLQNKSEESFKLCLELNSMQGSLLSLQDELQTERNLRDKSESRITDLTSQLNEKNSQLLDFNQQMTELVHLKLLVSELELEKSRVLRLLLDSEKCLKDAREECSSVSALDSEKCLKDAREECSSVSALEAQLSEMHEFSIAADVGLTFTKTQYEVVIEELCQKLHFSDSQISDIRNNFLKVDNMLNKCLASEGHYLEENTHLMTSLNSLKSELEASSAQNRILLDANSAMRTELEEYNKRADNTEDIVRMDKNQSALEVERLEHLLMTSEEEIDNLIFSKEELEVKALLLKAKLDEQSAQITLLEGCKDEMEMLHDRCRELTQKVAEQVLKTEEFKNLSIHFKDLKDKAYAEGLHAQDKKEPGGPPAAMPESLRIVFIKEQYETKLQELKQQLAMSNKHSEEMLRKLQDAVNEVENKKKSEATNVKRNEELGMRILELESDLHSVLSEKREIMKAYDLMKAEKECSLISLECCKAEKQELEASLQKCNGEKAKIALELTSAKDLLESTSSSINYQRDADTSGLQSSRIAEETLAKFSELDVANGEASQRECMNSIDEVDQSNVLNNINSKQDDLVSRGVNGISSIVLSKQKDTLNTDMKHLVLANENFKAQSLKSSMENLDKEHIFFYLY